One window from the genome of Salmo salar chromosome ssa25, Ssal_v3.1, whole genome shotgun sequence encodes:
- the LOC106586778 gene encoding major facilitator superfamily domain-containing protein 9: MPVSVSASTNRPHCGRMNNAKCSILNQIPRRRTRIIQCIYVVGFMDLFGVSMIIPLLSHHVKALGASPTVAGLVGSTYGILQLFSSTIVGSWSDVVGRRYSMLMCLLLSALGYGLLGMSTSIALFLLARIPVGLFKHSLSICRALLSDLVSEVERPLVMGHFNVASSMGFILGPVVGGYLTEHEGGFYTSSFTCAAIFLLNTGLVWLLPWSDALTPRTDANSNSSASNASCHDNDNHFTSTQQNCSHGNSNNQTTASAVTGSVAPEKNQRSWDLDWGEVSLLPSAWRQLSSVGSKINSVASSDMWDLFLVRLLMAMAIMLYYSNFSLAMEERFMLKPKATGYLISYSSTLGALAGFLVGPITKLYSNNMPALLLHSSVLTCCLILLYAAAASVWYVLLSSTFIAISTTIGRTCITDLVLQKGGAHASGTLIGAGQSVTAVGRVLAPLLSGLAQEFSPCGPPILGVGLALAAIVLLMVRVTKWDGRGKRKEAREKRHNLSHTQ; this comes from the exons GACCTGTTTGGGGTGAGCATGATCATTCCCCTGCTGAGTCACCATGTCAAGGCCCTGGGGGCCAGCCCGACCGTGGCAGGCTTAGTAG GCTCCACATATGGGATCCTACAACTCTTCTCTAGCACTATAGTT GGCAGCTGGAGTGACGTGGTGGGGAGGCGGTACTCTATGCTGATGTGTCTGCTGCTGAGTGCTCTGGGCTACGGCCTGCTGGGGATGTCCACCAGCATCGCCCTGTTTCTCCTGGCTAGGATCCCTGTGG GGCTGTTCAAGCACTCCCTGTCCATCTGCCGGGCCCTGCTGTCTGATCTGGTGTCTGAGGTGGAGCGCCCCCTAGTGATGGGACACTTCAACGTGGCCTCCAGCATGGGCTTCATCTTGGGACCCGTGGTGGGGGGCTACCTCACTGAACATGAGGGAGGCTTCTACACCTCATCCTTCACCTGTGCCGCCATCTTCCTCCTCAACACAG GTCTGGTTTGGCTGCTTCCCTGGAGCGATGCACTAACCCCACGCACCGATGCTAACTCCAACAGCAGCGCTAGCAATGCCAGCTGCCACGACAACGACAACCACTTCACCTCAACACAGCAAAACTGCTCCCATGGCAACAGCAACAACCAAACTACAGCGTCGGCGGTCACGGGATCGGTGGCTCCAGAGAAGAACCAGAGAAGCTGGGACCTGGACTGGGGGGAGGTGTCCCTGCTCCCTTCAGCCTGGCGTCAGCTCTCTTCGGTGGGCTCCAAGATTAACAGTGTGGCCTCCTCGGACATGTGGGACCTGTTCTTGGTGCGTCTGCTCATGGCCATGGCCATAATGCTGTACTACAGTAACTTCTCCCTGGCCATGGAAGAGCGCTTCATGCTAAAGCCCAAGGCCACAGGTTATCTAATCAGCTACAGCTCTACCCTGGGGGCCCTAGCCGGGTTCTTGGTGGGGCCCATCACTAAACTGTACAGTAACAACATGCCGGCGCTGTTGCTACACTCTTCGGTCCTCACGTGTTGCCTGATCCTGCTCTATGCCGCAGCGGCCAGTGTCTGGTATGTGTTGTTAAGTTCCACTTTCATCGCCATCTCTACGACCATCGGACGCACCTGCATCACTGACCTGGTACTGCAGAAAGGGGGCGCTCACGCCAGCGGCACACTCATCGGGGCGGGGCAGTCAGTGACCGCGGTGGGCCGCGTGCTCGCCCCCCTGCTCTCGGGGCTGGCCCAGGAGTTTAGTCCCTGTGGGCCCCCGATTCTGGGGGTAGGGCTGGCGTTAGCGGCCATCGTCCTGCTGATGGTCAGGGTGACAAAATGGGACGGGAGGGGCAAGAGAAAAGAGGCAAGAGAAAAGAGGCATAACTTGagtcacacacagtga